One region of Juglans microcarpa x Juglans regia isolate MS1-56 chromosome 7S, Jm3101_v1.0, whole genome shotgun sequence genomic DNA includes:
- the LOC121240672 gene encoding dirigent protein 25 — protein sequence MATSQHIKIPLKMIKSLFWLLVLVLTVTYPASARILDEDTVVPATTPEQPDSAETATVSGVPPVVTGNPTAATSTTATAAGTDDHHLSFFMHEILGGSNPSAKAVTGVVTNPAVNGQVPFAKPNGAVIPVNNGVLDQNNNNNNGVLNNNNIPFLTGLGGNIPNVIQNNGNNNNLINGIPTVNGAQLPAGMTLQKVMFGTLTIFDDELTEGHELGSGLVGKAQGFYVASSEDGTSQTLAFTAMFESGGYSDTLSFFGVHRTAVSESHLAVMGGTGKYVNAMGYATLKTFPATNQHDSDGVETLLQITVYLTY from the coding sequence ATGGCAACCTCTCAACACATCAAAATTCCACTCAAGATGATCAAGAGCTTATTCTGGCTACTCGTTTTAGTTCTTACAGTCACATACCCTGCATCTGCTCGAATCCTCGATGAGGACACCGTTGTTCCGGCCACCACACCGGAGCAACCAGATTCAGCTGAAACTGCAACTGTTTCCGGCGTACCTCCTGTGGTAACCGGCAATCCAACTGCAGCAACTAGTACTACTGCCACAGCTGCCGGCACAGATGACCACCATTTGTCATTCTTCATGCACGAAATCCTCGGTGGTTCGAATCCCTCAGCCAAAGCCGTGACTGGGGTTGTCACCAATCCAGCAGTCAACGGTCAAGTCCCCTTCGCCAAGCCAAACGGTGCAGTCATCCCAGTTAATAATGGCGTTCTGGaccaaaacaacaacaacaacaatggaGTTTTGAACAACAACAACATTCCCTTTCTCACCGGCCTCGGAGGAAATATTCCCAACGTGATCCAAAACAATGGGAACAATAATAACCTGATCAACGGAATTCCGACCGTGAATGGCGCTCAGCTCCCTGCAGGAATGACCCTTCAGAAAGTTATGTTCGGGACACTGACTATCTTTGACGATGAACTGACCGAAGGGCATGAACTTGGGTCAGGTTTGGTTGGGAAGGCACAAGGGTTTTACGTAGCCAGTTCAGAAGATGGAACAAGCCAAACCCTGGCTTTCACCGCCATGTTTGAGAGTGGTGGTTATTCTGATACCCTCAGTTTCTTTGGTGTTCATCGGACTGCTGTCTCGGAATCGCATCTTGCAGTCATGGGAGGCACCGGAAAGTATGTCAATGCTATGGGTTATGCCACGTTAAAGACGTTTCCGGCGACAAACCAGCATGACAGTGATGGAGTCGAGACTCTGCTGCAGATTACTGTGTATCTTACTTACTAG